One genomic region from Macellibacteroides fermentans encodes:
- a CDS encoding TolC family protein yields MRLSKLRKAGLFAAAIMLSYTLSAQTEVRKLLLNEAIQLAEENNKTLKESELNKNIASEKYNQSAAIFMPQVDLSYTALFTDNPLNAFGFNLQQGIVTAADFNPATLNNPNMTKDFSPKVEMMMPLVNPDLIYQRKAAKKGKEIAGLKQVRTTEYVTFQVKQAYMELALAYEAREVISRALATSAEGLKRAQAFYDEGLIQRTDLLDAQVFNSKLETDLSQATNSIKDISDKLSLIMGTETGVQYSVDKITETAASEYAYNDHRTDFIAMSKAIEAQTFMRQSAKMNFLPKLNAFGSYQYNDSRFAEFDKGSYLVGVKLSWNIFNGMRDKRTIHIANYEIQKLTNQLEQQKDEAKAELMKSTRALETLRLETTKNEQMAEQAKEALRILQDRYEEGLVSTTDLLRSQTQLAQTELALAQSVFKRNVTKAYIELLTETNRK; encoded by the coding sequence ATGAGACTATCCAAATTACGTAAGGCTGGTCTGTTTGCAGCAGCGATAATGTTATCATATACATTAAGTGCGCAGACCGAAGTTCGCAAACTTCTATTGAATGAAGCCATTCAACTGGCAGAAGAAAATAACAAGACATTGAAAGAGTCGGAGTTGAACAAGAACATTGCCTCCGAAAAATATAATCAGTCGGCTGCCATTTTTATGCCTCAGGTAGATTTATCCTATACAGCCTTGTTTACAGACAACCCCTTGAATGCATTCGGATTCAATCTGCAACAGGGAATCGTAACAGCAGCCGACTTTAATCCGGCCACTCTTAATAATCCGAATATGACCAAAGACTTTAGTCCGAAAGTTGAAATGATGATGCCTCTGGTTAATCCGGATCTTATCTATCAGCGTAAGGCGGCTAAAAAAGGGAAAGAAATCGCCGGATTAAAGCAGGTGCGAACCACCGAATATGTAACCTTTCAGGTAAAGCAAGCTTACATGGAACTTGCTTTGGCATACGAAGCCAGGGAGGTGATAAGCCGGGCGTTGGCAACCTCTGCCGAAGGATTGAAAAGAGCACAGGCTTTTTATGACGAAGGGTTGATTCAGCGCACCGATTTATTAGATGCACAAGTATTTAACAGCAAGTTGGAAACCGATTTATCGCAGGCAACAAACTCTATCAAGGATATCTCTGATAAGCTGAGCCTGATTATGGGAACGGAGACAGGTGTACAATATTCTGTGGATAAAATTACCGAAACGGCTGCTTCCGAGTATGCATATAACGATCACAGAACCGACTTTATTGCCATGAGTAAAGCCATCGAAGCGCAGACATTCATGAGGCAATCGGCAAAAATGAATTTTCTTCCTAAGCTGAACGCTTTTGGAAGTTATCAGTACAATGACTCCCGGTTTGCCGAATTCGACAAAGGCAGCTATCTGGTAGGTGTTAAGTTATCATGGAATATTTTTAACGGAATGCGCGATAAGCGGACCATCCATATTGCCAATTACGAGATACAAAAGCTGACAAATCAGCTTGAACAGCAAAAAGACGAGGCAAAGGCAGAACTTATGAAAAGTACCCGTGCCCTGGAGACCCTCAGACTGGAGACAACTAAAAACGAGCAGATGGCAGAACAGGCAAAAGAAGCCTTACGTATCCTGCAAGACAGATATGAAGAGGGACTGGTATCTACAACAGATCTGCTCCGTTCGCAAACTCAATTGGCGCAGACTGAGCTGGCATTAGCGCAATCTGTATTCAAAAGAAACGTCACGAAAGCCTATATCGAATTATTAACAGAAACAAATCGTAAATAA
- a CDS encoding DUF6132 family protein, which yields MKRAGEILKEQVLAIIGIILGAIGGYLYWHYIGCVSGTCPITSSPIMSTIWGALLGGLLLSMFKKDKKESK from the coding sequence ATGAAACGAGCAGGAGAAATACTAAAAGAACAGGTATTAGCCATCATCGGAATAATACTTGGAGCCATAGGCGGATACCTTTACTGGCATTACATCGGATGTGTTAGCGGGACGTGTCCCATTACCTCTTCGCCCATAATGAGCACAATCTGGGGAGCTTTACTGGGTGGTTTACTGTTAAGCATGTTCAAAAAAGATAAAAAGGAATCAAAATGA
- a CDS encoding amidophosphoribosyltransferase, translating into MGGFFGTISNSACATDLFYGTDYNSHLGTRRGGMVTNNNGVFIRSIHNLENSYFRTRFESELNKFEGNSGIGIISDTDAQPIFVNSHLGKYALVTVAKVNNMKELETELLLKGCHFSELSSGMTNQTELISLLISQGKTFVEGIELVYEKIKGSCTMLILTEEGLIAARDKWGRTPLLIGKKEGAYAATSEPCSFPNLDFELEYNVGPGEVVFLTPDTMTQLRKPNEKMQVCSFLWVYYGYPVSDYEGVNVDHVRFASGRAMAKKDNVEADYVSGIPDSGIGMALGYAEGKQIPYRRAIVKYTPTWPRSFTPSNQMVRNLVARMKLIPNRQLLKDKRVVFCDDSIVRGTQLRDNVNILYGYGAKEVHMRIGCPPIMYSCPFLGFSASKSDLELIARRIVKELEGDENKDLDKYSTTGSEQYNKLVECIREKLNITTLKFNTVEDLIESIGLPKECVCTHCYDGSSCF; encoded by the coding sequence ATGGGTGGTTTTTTTGGAACAATTTCTAATTCGGCTTGTGCTACAGACCTTTTTTACGGCACAGACTATAATTCTCACTTAGGAACTCGCAGAGGCGGGATGGTTACAAATAATAACGGTGTTTTTATCCGGTCGATTCATAACTTGGAAAACTCTTACTTCAGAACCCGGTTTGAAAGTGAATTGAATAAGTTTGAAGGTAATTCCGGAATCGGGATTATAAGCGACACGGATGCGCAACCTATCTTTGTTAATTCTCATTTGGGTAAATACGCTCTGGTTACCGTAGCCAAAGTTAATAATATGAAGGAGCTTGAAACCGAGCTTCTGTTAAAGGGATGCCACTTTTCCGAATTGAGTTCGGGTATGACCAATCAGACGGAGTTGATTTCTTTATTGATATCCCAGGGAAAAACTTTTGTTGAGGGAATAGAACTGGTGTACGAGAAAATAAAAGGTTCTTGTACGATGCTGATTCTTACGGAAGAGGGTTTGATTGCTGCCCGGGATAAATGGGGGCGTACACCTTTGCTTATTGGGAAAAAAGAGGGGGCATATGCGGCTACAAGCGAGCCTTGCAGTTTTCCGAATCTTGATTTTGAACTCGAATATAATGTAGGTCCCGGTGAGGTTGTTTTTCTTACCCCCGACACAATGACGCAGCTTCGTAAACCAAATGAAAAGATGCAGGTTTGTTCCTTCCTATGGGTCTATTATGGTTATCCGGTTTCCGATTACGAAGGAGTGAACGTTGATCATGTTCGCTTTGCAAGCGGAAGGGCCATGGCAAAGAAAGACAATGTGGAGGCCGATTATGTTTCCGGTATTCCTGATTCAGGTATCGGAATGGCTTTGGGATATGCCGAAGGAAAGCAGATTCCTTACCGTCGTGCCATCGTAAAATATACACCTACATGGCCAAGAAGTTTTACTCCATCCAATCAGATGGTACGAAATCTGGTGGCTAGAATGAAACTGATCCCTAACCGCCAGCTTCTTAAAGATAAAAGAGTTGTTTTTTGTGATGATTCGATTGTTCGGGGTACTCAGTTACGCGACAACGTAAATATTCTTTATGGTTACGGAGCTAAAGAGGTCCACATGCGTATCGGATGTCCTCCTATTATGTATTCGTGTCCCTTCCTCGGATTCTCTGCTTCTAAATCGGATCTCGAACTTATTGCCCGCCGAATTGTTAAAGAACTGGAGGGTGATGAAAACAAAGACCTGGATAAATATTCGACTACAGGCAGCGAACAGTATAACAAACTGGTGGAATGTATCCGGGAGAAGCTTAATATAACCACTCTTAAATTCAATACAGTTGAAGATTTAATTGAATCCATCGGCTTGCCTAAAGAGTGCGTTTGTACGCATTGTTACGACGGCTCAAGCTGTTTTTAA
- the pepT gene encoding peptidase T — translation MGLTVTDRFLKYVTFDTKSSEETGTTPSTPGQRVFAEALVNELEALGLEDISIDEHSYVMATLPSNTDSEETPVIGFIAHLDTSPDMSGKDVNPRIVSYQGGDIILNKEDNVVLSPAMFPELNDYVGQELIVTDGKTLLGADDKAGVAAIMGAMQYLKEHPEIKHGKIRIGFTPDEEIGQGADHFDVAKFGCQWGYTIDGGQIGELEFENFNAAGAKIIFKGLNVHPGYAKDKMVNASLLALDFASWLPSAQRPENTTGYEGFFHLTNMTGSVEEATLSYIVRDHERNLFEQKKQLLQLLVDRMNGMHPESTRLEIRDQYYNMREVVEPQKHIIDIAFEAMTAVGVKPLVKPIRGGTDGARLSFMGLPCPNIFAGGLNFHGRYEFLPVKSLEKSMETIIKITELTAQKS, via the coding sequence ATGGGACTAACAGTAACAGACAGATTTTTGAAATACGTAACGTTCGATACAAAATCGAGCGAAGAGACAGGAACAACTCCCAGTACGCCGGGGCAACGGGTTTTTGCCGAAGCATTGGTAAATGAGCTTGAGGCTTTGGGATTGGAAGATATCTCAATTGATGAACATTCGTACGTAATGGCCACATTGCCGTCTAATACGGATAGTGAAGAAACTCCTGTCATCGGTTTTATCGCTCACCTGGATACAAGTCCGGATATGTCCGGCAAAGACGTGAATCCACGTATCGTTTCGTATCAGGGAGGAGATATTATCTTGAATAAAGAGGATAATGTTGTCCTTTCGCCGGCTATGTTTCCGGAGTTGAACGACTACGTAGGACAGGAACTGATTGTTACTGATGGGAAAACATTGCTTGGAGCCGACGATAAAGCCGGAGTGGCAGCCATTATGGGGGCAATGCAATATCTTAAGGAACATCCGGAAATAAAGCACGGAAAGATTCGTATCGGCTTTACTCCGGATGAAGAGATTGGTCAGGGTGCCGATCATTTTGATGTGGCAAAATTTGGTTGCCAATGGGGGTATACCATTGACGGCGGACAAATAGGAGAGCTGGAGTTTGAAAACTTTAATGCTGCCGGAGCTAAAATAATCTTTAAAGGTCTTAATGTTCATCCCGGATATGCGAAGGATAAAATGGTGAATGCCTCTTTGTTGGCTCTTGATTTTGCTTCATGGCTTCCTTCTGCTCAAAGACCTGAGAATACAACCGGTTATGAAGGATTTTTCCATCTCACAAATATGACCGGCTCGGTAGAGGAAGCTACGCTTTCTTACATTGTACGCGATCATGAGAGGAACTTGTTCGAACAGAAGAAGCAGCTCCTACAATTGTTGGTGGACCGTATGAATGGAATGCATCCCGAAAGTACCCGCCTGGAAATACGGGATCAGTATTATAATATGCGTGAAGTAGTGGAGCCTCAAAAGCACATTATCGATATAGCCTTTGAGGCGATGACTGCCGTAGGTGTTAAGCCTTTAGTGAAACCTATACGCGGAGGAACGGATGGAGCTCGTTTATCCTTTATGGGATTACCATGCCCTAACATCTTTGCCGGGGGACTTAACTTCCATGGCAGATATGAATTCCTGCCTGTAAAATCGTTGGAGAAAAGTATGGAAACTATCATTAAAATAACTGAGTTAACCGCTCAGAAATCTTAA
- the gcvT gene encoding glycine cleavage system aminomethyltransferase GcvT yields MKTTPFTDVHIALGAKMHEFAGFNMPIEYTGIIDEHLTVCNGVGVFDVSHMGEFWVKGPKALEFIQGITSNDASVLPLGKAQYTCFPNETGGIVDDLLVYHYEPEKYLLVVNAGNIAKDWEWCVSHNSVGAELENSSDRTAQLAIQGPKATEVLQRLTSVDLSAIPYYSFTTGEFAGCKNVIISNTGYTGAGGFELYFYNEDGMKIWNAIFEAGKPEGIKPIGLGARDTLRLEMGFCLYGNDLDDTTSPIEAGLGWITKFAEGKDFTNRAYLEKQKTEGVTRKLCAFELSDKGVPRHGYEIADANDQIIGVVTSGTMSPVLKSGIGMGYVKPEFAKVGTEIFIKVRNRSLKATVVKTPFRK; encoded by the coding sequence ATGAAAACAACGCCATTTACCGATGTGCACATTGCTCTTGGAGCCAAGATGCATGAGTTTGCCGGTTTTAACATGCCTATCGAGTATACCGGAATTATCGACGAACACCTTACCGTTTGTAACGGGGTAGGAGTTTTTGATGTGTCTCACATGGGTGAGTTTTGGGTGAAAGGACCGAAAGCTCTCGAATTTATTCAGGGTATCACATCCAATGATGCTTCCGTTTTGCCCTTGGGCAAAGCACAGTATACCTGTTTCCCAAATGAAACGGGTGGTATAGTAGATGACTTGCTGGTATATCATTATGAGCCCGAAAAATATCTGCTGGTTGTTAATGCCGGAAATATAGCTAAGGATTGGGAGTGGTGTGTATCTCATAATAGCGTGGGAGCAGAATTGGAAAACTCTTCTGATCGTACTGCCCAGCTTGCTATACAGGGACCAAAGGCTACGGAAGTGCTGCAACGGCTTACTTCGGTCGATCTTTCGGCAATTCCTTATTATAGCTTTACAACTGGTGAATTTGCCGGATGTAAGAATGTGATTATTTCGAATACAGGCTATACCGGTGCCGGCGGTTTTGAGCTTTACTTTTACAATGAGGATGGCATGAAGATTTGGAATGCCATATTTGAAGCAGGCAAACCGGAAGGCATTAAACCTATTGGTCTGGGTGCAAGAGATACACTTCGCTTGGAAATGGGATTCTGCCTGTATGGTAACGATCTGGACGATACTACTTCTCCTATTGAAGCTGGACTGGGTTGGATTACCAAGTTTGCAGAAGGTAAAGATTTTACGAACCGGGCTTATCTTGAAAAGCAAAAAACTGAAGGAGTAACCCGCAAGTTGTGTGCTTTTGAATTGTCCGACAAAGGTGTTCCTCGTCACGGATATGAAATAGCTGATGCAAACGATCAGATTATCGGCGTTGTAACATCAGGAACAATGTCGCCTGTTCTTAAATCTGGAATTGGTATGGGATATGTCAAACCTGAGTTCGCTAAAGTGGGTACCGAAATCTTTATTAAAGTTAGAAACAGAAGTCTGAAAGCAACTGTGGTGAAGACTCCGTTCAGAAAGTAA
- a CDS encoding acyltransferase family protein, protein MSHSDLQSDTIHFLRFPLIVGVVFIHAHLSSDFVNITASDYPVFYVVNEFVSNILVRVSVPLFFFFSGFLFYYKTDFNGITYAKKVKSRIQSLLIPYLIWNIFLLALYYFAQKIPDINALFSGEKERIADFSVVDYLHAFGIGSDFPINYQFWFLRDLIILVVAALLIFYFIRSTKGYGILLLGVLWLFEDRLPYNLFLLSSLFFFGSGAFFSISKTDFTQVFGKIYYPVVLLYPLMAICDLLLMDQPYAVYLHKATVVVGGICLISVVSIWLKRGMKVNNTLSSASFFVFAMHEPGLKLIKKLAVLQLPHSELVLLLIYWGAPVLMILICIALYKILNTRFPACMKVVTGNRSGV, encoded by the coding sequence ATGTCACATTCGGATTTGCAATCGGATACCATCCATTTTCTTAGATTCCCATTGATAGTAGGCGTTGTCTTTATTCACGCCCACCTGTCTTCCGATTTTGTTAATATAACGGCCTCAGATTATCCGGTTTTCTATGTCGTGAATGAATTCGTTTCTAATATTCTAGTCAGAGTATCTGTTCCTCTTTTTTTCTTCTTTTCCGGTTTTCTGTTTTATTATAAAACTGATTTCAATGGCATTACCTATGCTAAAAAGGTAAAGAGCCGGATACAGTCCCTTCTTATACCTTATCTGATATGGAATATATTCCTGTTAGCGCTATACTACTTTGCTCAGAAAATACCAGACATCAATGCCCTGTTTTCTGGAGAAAAAGAACGGATTGCCGATTTCTCTGTGGTTGATTATTTACATGCATTTGGGATTGGCAGCGATTTTCCAATCAATTACCAATTTTGGTTCTTAAGAGATCTTATTATTCTGGTGGTGGCTGCTCTTTTGATTTTCTATTTTATAAGGAGCACTAAAGGTTACGGAATTCTTCTTTTAGGGGTTCTTTGGCTATTTGAAGATAGATTGCCCTATAATCTGTTTCTATTGAGTTCGTTGTTCTTTTTTGGATCAGGAGCTTTTTTTAGCATAAGCAAGACTGATTTTACGCAGGTTTTCGGTAAGATATATTATCCGGTAGTTCTATTATATCCGTTAATGGCAATCTGTGATCTCTTACTGATGGATCAACCATATGCTGTCTACTTACATAAAGCGACTGTTGTTGTTGGAGGAATTTGTTTGATATCGGTTGTATCCATCTGGTTAAAAAGAGGGATGAAAGTAAATAATACACTTTCTTCGGCCAGTTTTTTCGTTTTTGCAATGCATGAGCCCGGCTTAAAACTAATAAAGAAACTTGCTGTTTTACAGCTCCCACATTCGGAGTTGGTGCTATTGTTAATTTATTGGGGTGCTCCTGTTCTTATGATTCTTATTTGTATTGCATTGTACAAAATTTTAAACACCCGATTTCCCGCATGCATGAAAGTCGTGACAGGAAATAGGTCGGGTGTTTAA
- a CDS encoding MIP family channel protein: protein MKKYIAEMIGTMVLVLMGCGSAVIAGGAAEAVGSGVGTLGVAIAFGLSVVAMAYAIGGISGCHINPAITLGVLLAGRIKVNEAVLYMLFQVIGALLGSFILLSISSGMGLSGYGANSFAEGNLIPAFITETVFTFIFVLVVLGATSKKSPEGFGGLAIGLTLVLIHIVCIPITGTSVNPARSIGPALVGGGIALTQLWLFIVAPFIGAAISAIVWKYFESNEKAVK from the coding sequence ATGAAAAAGTACATCGCAGAAATGATTGGTACGATGGTCCTCGTCCTTATGGGATGCGGGAGTGCAGTAATTGCCGGAGGGGCAGCTGAAGCTGTTGGAAGCGGCGTTGGAACACTTGGTGTCGCAATTGCCTTCGGGCTCTCTGTTGTAGCTATGGCTTATGCCATTGGCGGAATATCTGGTTGTCATATCAATCCAGCCATTACTTTAGGGGTTTTACTGGCCGGAAGGATAAAAGTTAACGAAGCTGTCTTATACATGCTTTTTCAGGTGATCGGAGCACTATTGGGATCGTTTATCCTATTATCAATCTCATCCGGAATGGGCTTAAGTGGCTATGGAGCAAACAGCTTTGCCGAAGGGAATCTCATTCCGGCCTTTATTACTGAAACCGTATTCACCTTTATCTTTGTTTTAGTGGTTCTTGGAGCCACAAGCAAAAAATCCCCCGAAGGATTTGGTGGACTGGCAATCGGACTTACTTTGGTTTTAATCCACATTGTGTGTATTCCAATAACCGGAACTTCAGTAAATCCGGCACGAAGTATAGGTCCGGCTTTAGTTGGAGGAGGAATCGCATTAACGCAGTTATGGCTTTTCATTGTTGCACCTTTTATAGGAGCAGCCATCTCCGCCATTGTCTGGAAATACTTCGAAAGCAATGAAAAAGCGGTAAAATAA
- a CDS encoding DJ-1 family glyoxalase III translates to MKKAVVFIATGFEEIEAIGTIDVLRRGGIDVTISSITGSKTITGAHGISMKSDVLFNEMDYNDFDAFILPGGMPGATNLNAHVPLKELLINQYKEGKVIAAICAAPLVLGGLGLLRGKSVTCYPGFEPKLIEATPSGGPVEVDGNVITGKGPGLVFHFALSILKALKGDAVAEEVASGLLL, encoded by the coding sequence ATGAAAAAAGCAGTTGTTTTTATAGCCACAGGCTTTGAGGAGATTGAAGCAATCGGTACGATCGACGTATTACGCAGGGGTGGTATTGATGTTACTATTTCTTCTATCACAGGATCTAAAACAATTACAGGTGCCCACGGGATCTCTATGAAATCGGATGTTCTATTCAATGAAATGGATTACAACGATTTTGATGCATTTATTTTACCCGGAGGAATGCCCGGAGCGACAAACCTGAATGCTCATGTTCCACTGAAAGAATTACTTATAAACCAATACAAAGAGGGTAAAGTTATCGCGGCCATATGCGCTGCTCCTTTGGTTTTAGGCGGTTTAGGTTTATTACGGGGCAAATCGGTTACCTGTTATCCCGGATTTGAGCCTAAACTTATTGAAGCCACTCCGTCCGGAGGTCCGGTTGAAGTGGATGGCAATGTAATTACAGGCAAAGGTCCCGGACTTGTATTTCATTTTGCACTATCCATACTTAAAGCTCTTAAGGGAGATGCTGTTGCAGAAGAAGTTGCATCCGGTTTACTGCTGTAA
- a CDS encoding energy transducer TonB family protein: MKFNKDDLYSLLGSVGFHLLILLVLSLTILSTVVPEEDSGVLVNFGNVDEAAGTFEPLNTGQEPMEETTPPPPPTPAVETAKEELVTQDVEESVALAEAKKKKEEQRKKEEAIKREQDRIQKEKLEQQRLADAQRQKELAIKNKVAGAFGAGSAAGSSQGSGETGSGNQGSPFGNSDHGANDGVGGYGSFSLNGRSIGAGGLPRPAYTIQEEGRIVINITVDPKGNVIFAEIGKGTNIDNASMRKSALEAARRAKFNSISGSNNQSGSITYRYSLR; encoded by the coding sequence ATGAAATTTAATAAAGATGATCTATATAGCCTATTAGGTTCCGTTGGATTTCACCTGCTGATATTGTTGGTTTTATCGCTGACAATTCTTAGCACGGTAGTTCCGGAAGAGGATAGCGGCGTACTGGTAAACTTCGGCAATGTTGACGAGGCCGCCGGTACATTCGAGCCGCTAAATACCGGGCAGGAGCCTATGGAAGAAACAACTCCCCCTCCTCCACCTACGCCTGCTGTAGAAACAGCAAAAGAGGAACTTGTTACTCAGGATGTGGAAGAAAGCGTTGCTCTTGCAGAAGCAAAAAAGAAAAAGGAAGAACAAAGGAAGAAAGAGGAAGCCATCAAACGTGAACAGGATCGCATCCAAAAGGAAAAATTAGAACAACAACGCTTGGCAGATGCCCAACGTCAAAAAGAACTTGCTATCAAAAACAAAGTTGCCGGTGCTTTTGGTGCCGGGAGTGCCGCTGGTAGTAGTCAGGGTTCAGGAGAAACCGGATCTGGAAATCAGGGAAGTCCTTTTGGAAACTCAGACCACGGAGCAAACGATGGTGTAGGAGGTTATGGTTCGTTTTCACTGAATGGCCGTTCGATCGGCGCCGGTGGTTTACCCCGTCCAGCTTACACAATACAAGAAGAAGGCCGTATTGTTATAAACATAACAGTAGACCCGAAAGGAAATGTGATTTTTGCAGAAATTGGCAAAGGGACAAATATTGATAATGCTTCTATGAGAAAAAGTGCTCTGGAAGCAGCCAGAAGAGCTAAATTTAATAGTATTTCCGGAAGTAATAACCAAAGTGGAAGTATCACTTACCGATATTCACTTAGATAA
- a CDS encoding ExbD/TolR family protein: MALKRRTKINENYSMASMTDVIFLLLIFFMISSTVVIPNAIKVTLPQSQKQTAAKPLTRLTIDAGLNYYVAFGNQREVQVSYDEITPFLQESYSKEPEMFVALYADETVPYKEIVKILNIANANKFKMVLATRPQR; this comes from the coding sequence ATGGCATTAAAAAGAAGAACAAAAATAAATGAAAACTACAGTATGGCGTCGATGACAGATGTTATCTTCCTGCTGCTGATTTTCTTTATGATATCAAGTACGGTTGTAATTCCAAACGCGATAAAAGTCACGTTGCCACAGTCGCAGAAGCAGACTGCAGCAAAACCGCTTACCAGACTTACCATCGACGCGGGATTAAATTATTATGTTGCCTTTGGAAATCAACGGGAAGTACAGGTAAGTTACGATGAAATCACTCCCTTTTTACAGGAAAGCTATTCGAAGGAACCTGAGATGTTTGTGGCCTTGTATGCCGACGAAACTGTTCCTTATAAAGAGATTGTAAAAATTCTGAACATTGCGAACGCGAATAAATTCAAAATGGTGCTTGCTACCCGTCCGCAAAGATAA
- a CDS encoding MotA/TolQ/ExbB proton channel family protein: MSILLSLQSVASQTAEQMPDLTGVTVPTEAQINIIDLAIKGGWIMIVLLVLSLIATYIFIQRLMVIRRAGKEDETFMNRIKDYIHEGKVDSALKLCRSMNTPSARMIEKGISRLGRPMNDVLVAIENVGNLEIAKLEKGFPLIATTAAGAPMLGFLGTVTGMVRAFFDMANAGTNVDVSLLSGGIYEALVTTVGGLVVGIIALFAYNYLVSQVDNVVNKMEARTMEFMDLLNEPAN; the protein is encoded by the coding sequence ATGAGCATCTTACTTTCATTACAATCAGTAGCCTCTCAAACCGCAGAACAAATGCCTGATCTAACAGGTGTAACTGTTCCAACAGAAGCACAAATCAACATCATAGACCTTGCTATTAAAGGGGGATGGATTATGATCGTACTATTGGTACTATCATTAATTGCCACATATATTTTTATCCAACGGCTAATGGTTATCCGCCGCGCCGGAAAAGAGGATGAAACTTTTATGAATCGTATTAAAGACTATATACATGAAGGTAAAGTAGATTCTGCCTTAAAGTTATGCAGAAGCATGAATACACCTTCAGCACGGATGATTGAGAAAGGCATAAGCCGCCTGGGCCGTCCTATGAACGACGTACTTGTAGCGATTGAAAACGTTGGTAATCTGGAGATCGCCAAACTTGAGAAAGGGTTTCCTTTAATAGCGACTACTGCTGCCGGAGCCCCTATGTTAGGATTTTTAGGTACTGTTACAGGTATGGTACGAGCCTTTTTCGATATGGCTAATGCTGGTACGAACGTAGATGTATCTCTGCTTTCAGGAGGTATTTATGAAGCCCTGGTTACTACTGTTGGAGGATTGGTTGTTGGTATTATAGCTTTATTTGCTTACAACTACCTGGTTTCGCAAGTAGATAATGTTGTAAACAAAATGGAAGCTCGTACCATGGAGTTTATGGACTTGTTGAACGAACCAGCTAATTAA
- a CDS encoding pyridoxine 5'-phosphate synthase: MTNLSVNINKVATIRNARGGNMPNILTVAQDCEKFGAQGITVHPRPDERHIRYSDVYGLKPLIKTEFNIEGYPCEKFVDLVLKVKPTQVTLVPDSPDAITSNAGWDVKSNFELLSELADTFNSNGIRTSIFVGTDLENISFAAKTGADRIELYTEPYATNYPINKENAIAPFIEAAQYAKGLGLGVNAGHDLSLENLAYFSKCIPWIEEVSIGHALICDALYFGLQQTISLYKACLQQ; the protein is encoded by the coding sequence ATGACAAATTTAAGTGTAAATATTAATAAGGTTGCCACCATTCGTAATGCACGTGGAGGTAATATGCCCAATATACTAACAGTTGCTCAGGACTGCGAGAAATTTGGGGCACAAGGCATCACAGTCCATCCTCGTCCGGACGAACGACATATACGATACTCGGATGTATACGGACTAAAGCCTCTTATTAAAACAGAGTTTAATATTGAAGGATACCCCTGCGAAAAATTCGTTGACCTCGTTCTTAAGGTAAAACCAACGCAAGTTACGTTGGTTCCGGACAGTCCGGATGCAATTACATCGAATGCCGGATGGGATGTAAAATCCAATTTTGAACTTCTTAGCGAACTTGCAGATACATTTAATTCGAATGGCATCCGCACTTCAATCTTTGTAGGGACTGATCTTGAAAATATCTCGTTTGCTGCTAAAACAGGAGCCGACAGGATCGAATTATATACTGAGCCTTATGCTACAAACTATCCGATAAATAAAGAAAATGCTATCGCTCCGTTTATTGAAGCGGCTCAATATGCCAAAGGATTGGGATTGGGAGTTAATGCAGGTCATGACTTAAGCCTTGAAAATCTGGCATACTTCAGCAAATGTATTCCCTGGATAGAAGAAGTGTCCATCGGGCATGCACTTATCTGCGATGCCCTTTATTTTGGATTGCAACAAACAATTTCTCTTTACAAAGCCTGTTTACAGCAATAG